The following are encoded together in the Ovis aries strain OAR_USU_Benz2616 breed Rambouillet chromosome 15, ARS-UI_Ramb_v3.0, whole genome shotgun sequence genome:
- the EIF4G2 gene encoding eukaryotic translation initiation factor 4 gamma 2, with protein MALRTAAGLHPAQNGGHRRSRAGRLFFSVSSGLLAPENSSSLFSLPVADGVGGSRQPWWSTAVFVAVGGRPPRGPGRAKARVCSDVERAWPGGARGGDGRGPAGAGGPAVGAGPAEPEESRSPASRRGGSFSFLPSSSLPTPSINIILLKILRCQAAKVESAIAEGGASRFSASSGGGGSRGAPQHYPKTAGNSEFLGKTPGQNAQKWIPARSTRRDDNSAANNSANEKERHDAIFRKVRGILNKLTPEKFDKLCLELLNVGVESKLILKGVILLIVDKALEEPKYSSLYAQLCLRLAEDAPNFDGPAAEGQPGQKQSTTFRRLLISKLQDEFENRTRNVDVYDKRENPLLPEEEEQRAIAKIKMLGNIKFIGELGKLDLIHESILHKCIKTLLEKKKRVQLKDMGEDLECLCQIMRTVGPRLDHERAKSLMDQYFARMCSLMLSKELPARIRFLLQDTVELREHHWVPRKAFLDNGPKTINQIRQDAVKDLGVFIPAPMAQGMRSDFFLEGPFMPPRMKMDRDPLGGLADMFGQMPGSGIGTGPGVIQDRFSPTMGRHRSNQLFNGHGGHIMPPTQSQFGEMGGKFMKSQGLSQLYHNQSQGLLSQLQGQSKDMPPRFSKKGQLNADEISLRPAQSFLMNKNQVPKLQPQITMIPPSAQPPRTQTPPLGQTPQLGLKTNPPLIQEKPAKTSKKPPPSKEELLKLTETVVTEYLNSGNANEAVNGVREMRAPKHFLPEMLSKVIILSLDRSDEDKEKASSLISLLKQEGIATSDNFMQAFLNVLDQCPKLEVDIPLVKSYLAQFAARAVISELVSISELAQPLESGTHFPLFLLCLQQLAKLQDREWLTELFQQSKVNMQKMLPEIDQNKDRMLEILEGKGLSFLFPLLKLEKELLKQIKLDPSPQTIYKWIKDNISPKLHVDKGFVNILMTSFLQYISSEVNPPSDETDSSSAPSKEQLEQEKQLLLSFKPVMQKFLHDHVDLQVSALYALQVHCYNSNFPKGMLLRFFVHFYDMEIIEEEAFLAWKEDITQEFPGKGKALFQVNQWLTWLETAEEEESEEEAD; from the exons ATGGCTTTGCGCACTGCGGCGGGGCTGCACC CAGCACAAAATGGCGGCCACAGGCGGAGCCGGGCGGGGCGACTCTTTTTTAGCGTTTCCTCCGGGCTTCTGGCACCTGAAAATTCCTCGTCTTTATTCTCCCTTCCCGTCGCTGACGGAGTAGGAGGAAGTCGGCAGCCTTGGTGGTCTACGGCCGTCTTCGTGGCTGTCGGTGGCCGTCCTCCGCGGGGCCCGGGCCGGGCCAAGGCGCGGGTGTGCTCGGACGTGGAGAGAGCGTGGCCGGGCGGCGCGCGCGGCGGGGACGGACGCgggccggcgggggcggggggcccgGCCGTTGGCGCGGGACCAGCCGAGCCGGAGGAGTCCCGGAGCCCGGCCTCCCGGCGGGGAGGAA GTTTTTCATTTCTCccatcctcttccctccccaccccatccattAATATTATTCTTTTGAAGATTCTTCGTTGTCAAGCCGCCAAAGTGGAGAGTGCGATCGCAGAAGGGGGTGCTTCTCGTTTCAG tgcTTCTTCGGGCGGAGGAGGAAGTAGGGGTGCACCTCAGCACTATCCCAAGACTGCTGGCAACAG CGAGTTCCTGGGGAAAACCCCAGGGCAAAACGCTCAGAAATGGATTCCTGCACGAAGCACTAGACGAGATGACAACTCCGCAGCAAACAACTCCGCAAATGAAAAAGAACGACATGATGCAATCTTCAGGAAAGTAAGAGG CATATTAAATAAGCTTACTCCTGAGAAGTTTGACAAGCTATGCCTTGAGCTCCTCAATGTGGGTGTAGAGTCTAAACTCATCCTTAAAGGGGTCATACTGCTG ATTGTGGACAAAGCCCTAGAAGAGCCAAAGTATAGCTCACTGTATGCTCAGCTATGTCTGCGATTGGCAGAAGATGCACCAAACTTTGATGGCCCAGCAGCAGAGGGTCAACCAGGACAGAAGCAAAGCACA ACATTCAGACGCCTCCTAATTTCCAAATTACAAGATGAATTTGAAAACCGAACCAGAAATGTTGATG tCTATGATAAGCGTGAAAATCCCCTCCTCCCTGAGGAGGAGGAACAGAGAGCTATTGCCAAGATCAAGATGTTGGGGAACATCAAATTCATTGGAGAACTTGGAAAGCTTGATCTTATTCATGAATCTATCCTTCATAAGTGCATCAAAACA cttttggaaaaaaagaagagagtccAACTCAAAGATATGGGAGAGGATTTGGAGTGCCTCTGTCAGATAATGAGGACAGTGGGGCCTAGATTAGACCATGAACGAGCCAAG tccTTAATGGATCAGTACTTTGCCCGAATGTGCTCCTTGATGTTAAGTAAGGAATTGCCGGCGAGGATTCGTTTCCTGCTGCAG GATACCGTAGAGTTGCGAGAACACCATTGGGTTCCTCGCAAAGCTTTTCTTGACAATGGACCAAAGACGATCAATCAAATCCGTCAAGATGCAGTAAAA GATCTAGGAGTGTTTATTCCTGCTCCTATGGCTCAAGGGATGAGAAGTGACTTCTTTCTGGAGGGACCGTTTATGCCACCCAGGATGAAAATGGATAGGGACCCACTTGGAGGACTTGCTGATATGTTTGGACAAATGCCAG GAAGCGGAATTGGTACTGGTCCAGGAGTTATCCAGGATAGATTTTCACCCACCATGGGGCGCCATCGTTCAAATCAGCTCTTCAATGGCCATGGGGGACACATCATGCCTCCCACACAGTCGCAGTTTGGGGAGATGGGAGGCAAGTTTATGAAAAGCCAG GGGCTAAGCCAGCTCTACCATAACCAGAGTCAGGGACTCTTATCCCAGCTGCAAGGACAGTCGAAGGATATGCCACCTCGGTTTTCTAAGAAAGGACAGCTTAATGCAGATGAG ATTAGCTTGAGGCCTGCTCAGTCTTTCCTAATGAATAAAAATCAAGTGCCAAAGCTTCAGCCCCAAATAACTATGATTCCTCCTAGTGCACAGCCACCACGCACTCAAACGCCACCTCTGGGACAG ACACCTCAGCTTGGTCTCAAAACTAATCCACCACTTATCCAGGAAAAGCCTGCCAAGACCAGTAAAAAGCCACCACCGTCAAAGGAAGAACTGCTTAAACTAACC gaAACTGTTGTAACTGAATACCTGAATAGTGGGAATGCAAATGAAGCTGTCAATGGTGTAAGAGAGATGAGAGCTCCTAAACACTTCCTTCCTGAGATGTTAAGCAAAGTAATCATCCTGTCACTGGATAGAAGTGatgaagataaagaaaaagcaagTTCTTTGATCAGTTTACTCAAACAGGAAGGGATAGCCACAAGTGACAACTTCATGCAG GCTTTCCTGAATGTATTGGACCAGTGCCCCAAACTGGAGGTTGACATCCCCTTGGTGAAATCGTATTTAGCACAGTTTGCAGCTCGTGCTGTCATTTCAGAGCTGGTGAGCATTTCGGAACTAGCTCAGCCACTGGAAAGTGGCAcccattttcctctcttcttaCTTTGTCTTCAGCAATTAGCTAAATTACAAGATCGAGAATGGTTAACAGAGCTTTTCCAACAGAGCAAGGTCAATATGCAGAAAATGCTCCCAG AAATTGATCAAAATAAGGACCGCATGCTGGAGATCTTGGAAGGAAAGGGACTGAGTTTCTTATTCCCACTTCTcaaactggagaaggaactgtTAAAGCAAATAAAGTTGGATCCATCCCCTCAGACCATATATAAGTGGATTAAAGATAACATCTCTCCCAAACTTCATGTAGATAAAGGATTTGTGAACATCTTAATGACTAG CTTCTTACAGTACATTTCTAGTGAAGTAAACCCACCCAGTGATGAAACAGAttcttcctctgctccttccaaagaacagttAGAGCAGGAAAAACAACTGCTTCTTTCCTTCAAGCCAGTAATGCAGAAATTCCTTCATGATCATGTTGATCTACAAGTTAGTGCCCTCTATGCTCTTCAGGTGCACTGCTACAACAGCAACTTCCCAAAAG GCATGTTACTCCGCTTTTTTGTTCACTTCTATGACATGGAAATTATTGAAGAAGAAGCTTTCTTGGCTTGGAAAGAAGATATAACCCAAGAGTTTCCAGGGAAAGGCAAGGCTTTGTTCCAG GTGAATCAGTGGCTAACCTGGCTAGAAACTGCTGAAGAAGAAGAATCAGAGGAAGAAGCCGACTAA